The window GATCCACGTAATAATGGAGGGGGTTGACTTCATTGGTGTACTTGTTATTCCATCCAGGACTCTTGTGAATCTCGAAATGCAGATGTTGGCCAGTGGAATTCCCCGTATTGCCCATGATGCCAATTTGCTGACCTTGACTAACATCTTGGTGTAGGCTGACCGAGAAACTGGCCAAGTGCGCATATACCGTCTCCATACCATTCGGATGCTTGATCATAATACAGTTACCGTATCCTCCGGCAGCTGGCGTTCCATCTAGCAGGACACGAGACACCTTACCGGCTGCTGCCGCTTTAACTGGGACACGACCGGATGCAGCGATATCAATTCCGTGGTGGCCCATCATTACTTTATGGATGGGGTGAAGGCGCCGACCATAATAGCTGGTGATTCTACCATCGCACGGTCTCGTAAACTGCGTCATTTTACTTCAACCCCTTCTTTTTCGGACGATCATACCACAAGGCCTGATGGCTGTCTTCCACACCCTCGGTTGTCGGATCCACCACGACCCCAAGGATGACGAGCAGGGCAAAAACAGAGTTGATAAACTTGGTGGCCTCTTCCCCGATTAGATCGGCTGCCAATTCGTAGCCGAACCATCCAGCTACAATTTGCATGACCAATAAAAAAGCCGGCACCATGGCCAGCCAGAACAGTTTATTCTTCATTCGTACTCTCCAATTGATTTTCATCTGATTTATCCCCTTTTGCTTTTTTTAGTTGATGATGCAGAGCCTCGTTTTCCTTTAATAGCTCTTTTTTATCAATCCGATCTAGTATCGGATGCCGGATAAGTCGTTGCTCTTTTCCGGAGGGATCCCGGTGCATCTTTTCTAAGGCATTAAAAAGGACTGCCGGGATGGGCAATCCAATTTGTGCGCAGTTTTCGAGAATGGAAATCCCCTCGTTGACAATAAAAAAAGACGTTACTCCAAGGATGATTAAGCTTTTCGGGTCTTGTCCGACAGCCATGACCATGTATTCGATGGATGCTGCCATGCCGATCATGATGAAAATACCTAGCTTTTTGACGACGCCTGAAAACCCGATAGTGCTGTCCCATGACTTCGTAATCCATGAACGCAGTAGACCGGTTACGACATCGAGGAGCATGAAAAAGACGAGAACTACAACCGCCTCATTCACTACTCCGATCAAATATATCAAAAAGCTGACCACGAGCGCCCCGATGCTTTTAACGCCTGTAATTTCCATACGAGTCACCGGTACTCTCTCCCTTCGTCATTCAAGTACCCCCTTCCCCTATTCTCTATTTTTAAGGATAAAAAATAGGAACGCCCAGTGGACGTCCTAAATAATCATATATTTTTCTAATTCCGAAAATTACTTTGTGTTAATAATTTCTGCTAATCCTACCAAAAGCTCGTTTTGCTGTTCGCCTCTAAAAGCAAATTCACGACGCCCAAAGCCACCAGGATTAGATTTCTCTGAAACAGCACCTACAATGACGGTGTCAGCAGGAGCATCATTAAAAACGTTCAGCTCTAATAAATATTCTCCACTAGAAACCGCTTCTAACACTTCGTTTACACCCAATGTTTTATCCCCCTTTCTTTCTCATCTTCTGACTTTATTCGACAAAAAGGGAGATAGTCCTTTTATTTACCTTCTTTTTCAACTTCCGCCGCTAAATACTCCGCAACTGGCAATTGATATTGCTTGCTGCACATTAGCGTCCTAAAGCGAATGATATAACATTAAAAAGCACTTCGGAAGTTTAAAATCTAACTATTGAGCTAATAATTTAATCATGTAAAGATAGATATAGGAATATCCGAAAGAGGTGAATATCATGCTTAGAATAGGAGTCTATGTTCAACAATTACCTACCGGCAAATGGCATGTCTACGAGTCTGCGCAATCATGCCCTCCAGGCGGAAGGCAATCTCAAACAGGTTATGACACGCAAGAATTAGCACTTAAAGCCGCCAAGGAAGAGAACTTTGATTAATTTATATTAATAAGCCAGATAAGTCTATAATCTGGCTTATCTTTCAATTTCTCAGGTACTGATCTTTGACATAAAAAATAACGCAAGCTTACGCTGCGTCTTCCATCATTGCAATACGATCCATCACATCTTGATATTCAGTTTCCGTAAGCTGGTCAAAAGCGAAAAATGTATTCGCCTTTTTTGTTAGGTCTTGTTCCGATTGGGATTTACGCTCGATTGCTTTTACTAATAATTGATATGCTGTCATGTCAAATTCCTCCTAGTTTTTATTAAATCATCATTTCGAGTAATAACGTTTGATACTTAGTTTCTAACAGGGTTTCTTCTGCAATTTGCTCGATTGGTACAATCGGCCCCGGCATTGGTTCCGGTTCAAATACAGGCTCGGTGAATACGCCTGTTTCGGGATCGTAGTCCCAGCCCTCTTGCACTTCGGCATTTCCTGTAATGTCCACTAGCACTATGTTGGGAGCAAATTCGGGTTTTTCTTCGGCTTCGAATATCCAGTGTGCTTTATTATAGAGAATTTGCGCAAACTTTTTCATTTATAATTCCCTCCTTATTCCCACCATTTGACGGTTAGGATGCCAGGACCTCCGTCGCCGCCCCAAGCGCCATTAAGCCCGCCGGCCCGACCACTGGCGCCGATAGTGACATTTATAGACGATAAAGGTGTTACAGATACTGGGTAATCTATTACGAAGTCAGCTCCTCCTCCGCCGCCAGCTCCTCCTCCGCCGCTACAATAAGATGCAGGTCCTTTTCTTGATGATTCGGAACTACCTGGGTCGCCGCTGTAAAACCCACTACTGCCTCCGCCTCCATTACCTCCGACTCCGCTACCACCATTACTACCCCCAGGTCCTCCAGCAGCTCCACCTCTACCAGAATTTTGACCAGCACCTCCACCACTTAGGGATAGCAGAGTGCCGAAAGAAGTTACTCCACCGCCAGTAGGGGTAACTGTGCCACTGGAACTGCCACCGCCTCCTCCGCCTCCTCCGCCTCCTCCAGTCAAATAAACCTCCGTAACACCAGCGGGAACGATAAATGTGCCGTTAGCTGTATACACTTTGCTTTTCAATGTTTTAAATGGAGATACAGGGTTATCTATTACTTCACGAATAGCATCTACAGCATCTTTAATTTCAGCCTGTCTTTCATAACTAGGAAAATTCCCATCAATATTCATTTACATCACCTCTCTAATACTGAACGTCACACAACCTAGTGTTGGATTATAACCAAAACCGATTTGATGCAGTTGACCTTCATGAATAAACTGATTATGCTTCGCCATATCCGCCAAATGTGCAGTAAGCGATGTCTGTAAAGTATCCACTTTTTGAGAGGTGTTCCCCATAGCGCTTGCAACTTTGTCATCGACATACTTCCTACTTGCAATAATAATAGTTGGATCAACAGCGAGATTTACTACGCTTGCATTTGACGTTTCGATTTCAAAATGAAGCAAAACGTCTTCCGACACACCTTCGGAAAGTTGGGGTTTGTATTGCTCTGGATAAAGAGATAGAGCTATTAGATTGTTTTCTGTATCAAACAGACCAATCTCCCTTATTGTGAAACCGCCCACAGTACTGGAGATATAGGCGCTTACAGAGATGCGATTGGGATTACTTTCGCTGACTGACATATCAGCAATTACTCCACGCCAAACCTCCTTCTTTAAAGTAGTTTGATTTTGAGACGGTACGTAATAAGCTCCGTTTCCATCCCCCAGGGCAATGTGCAAAAGATCTACAGTATCTTGGGTGATTTGAGCATTTGTAATCTTGGCTAGGCCGATGTTCGTAATTATCGTTCCGTACTGTACCATTTTCTAACTCCTTTCTATATAGGATTGATCGTTACTTCCCGAGTAATTTGTGCATATGCAGCAACATTCAAGTTAACTTGATCTCGGATATCACCAATTTGCATAGGGTGTATCGTGATCTCAGTTCCTACGTTCATGTATGCCGGGACATAAACTTTTGTTTTCACACGTCGTGCAATTGACAATTTCATGTTAAGTGGAATTAAACGCTCTAATGTGTAGTCAATTTCTCGACTAATTGACTGTTCGGTTGCATCAAATACAAAAAGCGTTTCACACTTTTCTACATCAAGATGCTCTTCAAATCCACCACTCACCAAGGTCCTCAAGATCTCATGCACCCTACGTTGAGTGATTGGCATTCTTGAGGATTGCCTTGCGATAAGTCGCCTTCGTCTAAAGTCCAACGTTTCAGTTGATGGATCCGCGCGAATGTCATACCCTTGCTCACGAATCCGAATAAACCGTTCGCTTGAAGTCTCAATGAATTGCTCATTTTCAACCCGTTTTTTTGCTACCTCAATCATTTCTAGTTCATTCGATACGCTTTCGGTTAAGGCTTTCGCTTCAATCAATTCATGATAGATAGGAGGGAGATTTCGCATTACACGATTACTCACTGAGAGTCACCACCCCGAGAACCGGAATCTGGTCACGAGTTAAAATTAAATTGGAGTCGATTCCATTAATCGTCGATTCTGTAATATCTGCTATTCCAGAAATATTGATTGCGCTTGCTTCAATTTGAAGTTTACGAACAACCAAGACATCATTCTCGCTCCACTTCTTACGTAAAGAAAGAAGATATTCTTCACAGATCGCTTCGACTTCTGGTTGGAGTTGTCCAGGAGTTGCATTTGATAAAACGAGCTTCATAGCGATATCTACCACGACCTCTTCAACGCCTTTAACCGTTACTCGGTGCCCATATGGCGCGACTCCCAAACCTTCGCCGTTATTTGGTATTGGATCTATAATCGTTTGAGCTTCATTAATAAGAGTGGGAGTGGGTACACTGTAATCAGAAGCGATAATTGTGACACCTACGGTTCCGCCGCCATTTGGGGCGCGATACGATTTCATCCCTCCGACCCCATCGATTTTCAATACCTTTTGATAATAATCATCCCGATTTCCGCCATACGGAATCTGTTTACGAGTCAGAAAGAACCTGCGTCTAAACACTTCAGTTTCCTCTTCATCTTCACCAGGAATGAGTAGCTCGGTTAATTCGGCGGTTTGCAGCCCATCAATGTATTCGATTGGGATGAGTGAACCGAATTGCGTATTACCGATGATTCCGGATGTTTCACATTCCATTTCATAAACACCTGGTGATATTCGTTGTATAGCAACGTAGTTCAGTTCACCAAGCGAGAATCTTGAACCGATCGGAATATCAATATTGAAATCGCCTTTTAACACCGCATGGGTAGCTTCATCGGGAACAATGCCGTACTCAGCTGCACGTTTAATTAGATTCGGTCTTGATGCTGTTTCTGGGTAAGTCTCTAGGATAACGCCATCAAGCGCAATGTAGAATTCTTGAAGCTCCTTTGAGGTCATAGCGCTCATATCATAGACAACGGCACCTTCACGTATGTCTATGGATTCGCCTTTTTCACGCTTCCATTCCTCGACAAATGCAATCATACGATCTGTAATTGTCTCGAAAGTTTGATATTCAAACATTATGCAACCAGTACCTCCTTCTCGGCTTCAATCTCACCGTAAATGGTGTGAACGGTCATACGCATATGGACTTTATTTTTAATGTGGGTAAACAAAAAAGCATCAACGCCTGTAATTCGATCATCTTGCGTCAATGCTTCCGTTATTAATCTTTTAAGTTCACTGTATACATATGGAATCGGCTGGCCAAACAGTTTCGCGATCTCAGCTCCATAATTCCAACTGTAGATCAAATACTCATAGCGCTCAGTTGATAAGACTTTATAAATAAACTGTTCGACCGCTTCGCGTTCATCGATATAGCCGATAATACGCTTCTTTTCCAAGTCGATTTTATATGTTCGAGAAGGACTTTGAGCTTCTTCGAAATTAAGTTCTAACCCATCATTTTCAATTTGTTGAGGTATCATCCAACCACCTCTTTATCGATAACAAGATATTGCTGGCCGCCGTGCGCGCGAATCATCGTCACTTTGTCTCCGTCAACTAAACCATTATGAATCAGGAACTTCTTTCGACCTTTATATTCATGGTTATGAGATTCAAATTCTGCATAACCACCGCCTCCGGAACGGTTTTCAGTCACGTGATCAACTGTCATATCAACCTCATAATCCATTACTGCACGTGTTAATTTAAGCTGCTCCTGTTCAAGTAGGAGTTTTTGGTCCACTCGTATTTTTAAAGGTGAAACATTCTCAACGGTGCCATAAACAATATTGGTGAGCTGTTGGGCATTCAGTGCATTTAATACAATTTTACGGATAGCCCGAATAATATCAGTCATATCACGCAACGAAATCACCGCCTATCAGTTTCAAATCAACTCTATAATCCGATTCTTTGAAGGTGTGTTTGGCCGTTTCAATCATCATGAAATTAGCTACGGTCAAATCGCCGAGATACATTTGGACACCGACAGTGGCGCCACCACGCATTCGTACATCGCCAAAAACCTTGTTGATGTGCAATTTCCGGGATTTCCTATTATACAAACTCAATAAGGCATCCGCTTTCGCTTTACCATTTTCTTTTTCTTCAACTGTGTCTGTGTATTGGAGCACACCCCAATCGTTGATGTTCCCGCTGTCCTGGGCAATGAAAATTTCCCGTTTCCCGGTCTTTTTATTCTCCCGAGAAAGTTTGATTTTATTATGCGTATTTTCATCGATGGAAGTGGTGTACTCGAACGTTTCACCACTTTCTTCATCTATTAAAATATCGGTTTTAAGCGTTTTGGCACTTCTCAAATTCAGCGAGCCGTAGTCATCATACAGTACGTACAACTCCCCGGTATTTTGGGTGGTTATTGATAAAGCATTATCCATTATGGTGAAGAGCTCTTGATTGTCCTCCACCCTGGATGCAATAACATGCTTTGTATCTGCGACAATACCTGCTTTAAGCCGAAAATCACTGACAACCATTTGAAGGACCTGTGCAGCCGTTTTATTTTTGTAGACATACGTGTCTTTGTTTTTAAAATAACGCAACTGATCATATGCCGTTACGCTGATGATTCGGTTGTTGGTTCGCTTTTTTATGAATACGAAACCAAAGAATATTTTGTGGCCATCATAATCAAAGCGCACCGCATCACCTTCGTGAAATCCTAATGCTTCATCTTTCAGTACATTGAAAGCTAGCTTGCCCGGAGTGCTTTTGCGATGGGTTTCCCAAACAACCCCTTCCTCGACAGCGCATTCAAATATCCGCCCTCTTGAGAGGATATATAGCTTTGATTTACTCAAGCTTAATCACCTGCCCAGCTTTGATTGCACTTGGATTGGCAAGGTTATTAATTTTGGCGAGCTCGGTATATTTTGATCCATCCCCTAACTCCCGTTTAGCGATCGCCCAAAGTGTGTCTCCACTTTTGACCGTTACTGATTTTGGAATCTTCTTTGAGGTGGTAGGACGTTGTTTTTCTACAGTCGCTTTCTTAGTCGTACCGCCGTTCGAAGTGCTTGTTTCGACTTTCAATCGTTTTGTGCCGTATGGCCTGTCTTGCTTCAAATTAATCGAGACTACAATATCAAAGCCGTTTTCTGCATCCTCCTGAATCTCATAATCCTCAAGAGATACCGACATATTTGTATCAAACAAAAGATTTCCGCTTGGCATCATTCGATTGACGATGAATTGAAACGGCTCTTGTCCAATTTTTAATTGTTCAAGTTTCTCTAAAAAGTGAGCAGCCGGGTGGAATCCGTCCGGATAAACAGCAAACGGATATTTGACGTTTGGAAGAAGGACTTCAAACTCAATATCCGTTAGGCCGGGTTTCTTTAAAATATTAACTTCGCCTTCGTTCATTAGGACGATGGTTTCGTTTTGGTTATTAATCCGCATATTCATTTCGGAAGGCGCGATTGGAAACTGTACACCATCCAGAAAGAAGTTATACATCGCTATCGTCACCTTCCGCTAATGTTTCTGCTACTTCTTCGACGCGTTCGCCGAATCGATCAATTACACCATCAATATCCATTTCGTTATTGATGTAGTTTTCGTTTTTCATATCCACTTTAATCTCAGCTGTCGTATAGCGATTGATGACGTCACGTTCTGCTAGATCCCGGAGATATTTCAAGTCATCCCCCGCCATACTTACACTATCAGCAAGCTTTTTGGTATTGCCTGCGGTCTTTTTACCCGCGTCGTTGCCGTCGTCAATTGCATCCAGAAGACCACCGTAATCAGTACCACCAAGACCGTAGCCTTCAAGCGCAGCTTGTAATGCCGAATCATTCATGGGTGTATCATAATCGAGGAAACCTTTTGCTTTTTCAACGAGGCCATTTAATGAATCACTGACAACCATCGTTCCGTCGTAACCCCAATCAAAACCGGAATTCCACGCTTCACCGAAGTCCATAAAGTCCATTTTTGGCGCTTCCCAGTAATCAGCCGGGGTTTCTCCAACCCAGTCTCCTAAAGCTCCCTTGATTCCTTCTAGATCACTTGTGATTGATTCTCTGTATGAAAACTCCGTTCCTTTTCCTAGCCCGAGGGTCGATGCGACCCCATCTGGAAGAATCTCAATAAATGCGTTCCACGCTTTAATTGCAATATTAACCGCTTTGATAATTGCATTTACGAAGGATGTGGCGAATCCATCCCAGCCACGAGCCATTGCAATCGCTTGATCTAGCACATTACTAGCTAGGTTGTAAAACATTTTTCGAACAGAATACATCGGATGCTGCCAAACGTTTACAAAAAACTCAGCTATGGCCGCAAAGATGTTCCATAGATTCGCTATAACATTATGAATACGAGCATATAGCAACATGAACAGCCCGATGATAAAACCGATTACAGTAGCTGTTTGTTCACCCCACATAATAAGGGCGTACACTATCAGGGCAATGATTGCGATGATTGCGATCAAGACCCAAGTAATCGGGCTTCCTAAATATGCAGCATTAACAACCCATTGAGCAGCCGCCCAAGCTAGCGTTGCCACCCTTATCAACCCTAGGACTGCGTATTTAGCTAAAAGTATAGTGACAATACTTCCTAGCACCACAGCGATTACCAGTAAGATCGGCTCGAATATCGACCAATGTTCTTGAAAGAATTGAGCTACATTTGCCACTATGTTCCCGAATGAAATCAACATTGCGATAACGAAGTTAATCCCCATTACGACTATATCGAATGCCTGCATAGCTGATTGCTGCAGATACGCAAAGTTTGCCGAGTTGATAAAATCGTTAATACGATGCGATACACTTGACATCTTGTTATTGGCATAGTTTGTCATCTCGGTCCAAACATTCCCCCACGTCTTGGGCATACTGTCAAACTTGCGGTTAATATCGTCAGCAGCCGCAAACATGGAGGCTTTCACAATTTCGGCAGTCAGTTCCCCTTCTCTGGCCATCTCTCGAATGGATCCGATCGGCACATCTAAATAATCTGCAATGTTTTGTATGATGTTTGGCGCTTGCTCAAAGATCGAGTTAAGCTCATCACCGCGTAATACGCCTGACCCCAACGCCTGGGTTAATTGTAATGCCGCGTTACTCGCTTCCATCGCACTCGTTCCGGCTATAGAAAATTGCTTTTGTATCAATTCAGCGAAGTCTACAATTTCCGCGCTGCTTTCAAATGCACTAGCAGCATTATTTCCTAGTTTCGCAACCATATTGGCAGTATCACTAAATAATGAATAAGAGTTTTGGGCCGCTTGATAAATTTCATCTTGCAGTTCGGCAGTTGTCTGTAGACCGTCGTTCATCATTGATATTCGAGCAGTTGTATTTGCGTATGCGTCTGATATGTTGGTTAGTTTCTCCAGCCCTCTATATGAAGCATAAGCAGAAACAGCGCTTAAAACCGCACTTCCAAATCGCTTCATTAGATTGCTACCTTCATTAATGTCGTTATTCAACCTGTTTTGAGCTTGTTCAGCTTGCCTTATCTCGCCTTCTATTTGATTGAAACTTGCTTCAACTTTGTGTAATTCGCGTTGCGCCGCATTCAAAGCAGAGACGTCTACCGCTCTACCTGTCGCGTCTTCTAATGAATGGAAGCTATCAATGACCGTGGACATCGCCATATTCATTGCCCTGAATTGTTGGCTCATCATGTCATTTATCATGATGGACGTGCGTATGGTTGCTATTTTTCTCACCGCCTTTGTAGGCAAAATAAAAAGATACACCGTTTCGATGTATCTAATCTTGAACCTTATTAATATAATCAATCCACAAATCGATGTTTTCGATATAAGTATCCAATTCTTCGTTCTCTAACTTTCTAACATCATATAGGTTAGGCAATATTTGCATCCAAGTTTTTCGGCCTTGAAGTTTAATTCTGCCAACGTAGATCCTTTTATAAAAAACAGCAATTGCTTTATCACTCTTTCTTTCGAGAACAAAATAATATTTTAGATTCCTCGATTTGGATTTAAGTATCATGTTTCTAATAAAGGTTTCTTCGCCTTCAGAAACATCGCAATATTTACTGTCCTCTAACTTCCTAGTTGTGATCCAATAATCGTCATCTGAAACAATAATTTCGTTAGATGAACTCTTGAATAACTTAGAAAAAAATTTTTAAGCATGATTAAAACAATTCACTGATAAGTGCTTTATAGATTTTTTCATTAATTTCAATTAAAGAACGTTTTCCATCATGAAATTCGATTGCTAATGTATGTGTCCCTTTATTTTTTGCTGAAAGCCCCGCTAAAAGCCCTACAGGACCGAGTAAAGCGCCACCCACTAAACCACGAGCGACACCGCTAACAGCGCTTTTACGATGTTCTTCTGTTATTACTTCATAGTCTTTAACAGTCTCCTTGTTTAACTCAAAACTTTTGGTGAATCCAGTGAACAGATGCACTTTTTGTTTACCTAAAAAACTGGTCTTGAGCATTATGTTTTTTGCTTCATAGTCTCCGGCAATTACTTGATTTCTTGCCATGCCAATCCCCCCTTTAACCATCAATATACCGAAAAAAAAGGGGGTATGCTATCTCTTCTTGCCACGCTTACCTTTTTTGCTATTCCGCTTTACTTCTTGCTCTGCTTTTTTGTCGGCTTCAATTTTCGCCTGAATAGAAGCAATTACAAATGCTTTTTCAAGCCGAGGCAAAGCTAAGTATTCTGACGGCAATCTATGCAATTTATGAAGCCAGTAGTGGGCTATATTTGCATCCGGATCACCGTCATCAATTAGTTTTTTGCTTCTTCTACAAGTTCGTCCATGCCGATATTGAAACCGTTAACTTCTTGAGTGATCTTTTTCACTTCTGTCAGTTCACCCGGCAACAGCATTTTTTGAAGCAAGTTTTCAGCGCCATTAACCCCATATGATTTTTGTAATTCTGCATCGTGTAAATTAGGAAACTTAATCGTCGAAACCGCATTTTTTAGGGTGTATTGGTCAAAGTCTGTCTCTGGCATGAACATACCCTTTTTACCTGGAACCGGCATCCGCTTCGTACACGCTTTACGGTTAGCGGTGTCTTGCTCTCCGTCAATCGCCCCAAAATGCCACTTAATGACTTGCATTACAGGTTTGCCATTTTCATCAAAAACTTGTTCACCATTCTCGTCAAGGACGGGTTCTTTAAACCGCTTAGAAACCTCTATTTTCTCGATTCCTACTTTTTCAATATTTTGTGCAAAGAAAGCTTGTAAGTTACTCATTCAATATCATCCTTTCAAATTTGGGTAATAGAAAAGCCCACCGAAGTGAGCCTTGATTACGATTGCATTGTATTTAAAATACTGAACCGTTCTGGGAATTCGAACCGCTCAAACGTAAAGTCGAAAGAATCCTCTAGGTATTCTGCATCCGCGTCGATTAATGCCACGATGCCGCCATCCATATTGCAATCTTTCAGGATTGTTGTTTGCCGACCAACAGTCGCAGACGCATCTTCATTTGTCACTTGGATGTCGAAGTAGATATCCTCCCCTGTTTCCTGGTAGCGGTAAAGCAGCTCTCGGAAAATGGAAGTGTTGTAATGAAACGTGGCCGAACCGGTTCCTTCGCCGCCAGTTGCTTTGTTCCCCTTGCTAACTCGTCCCATGATCGGAACTTGCGTTTTGGTTTTGTCGTATCTCGCTTCCAAATTGATTACGTTCGCAAATTTATAACGATTACCTTCAACCGTCACAAACGCTTCTCCCTGCGCCCCGTGAATTGAATCTTTGGCGTGCATTGTTTCTGTCATGGATATCCCTCCCTTATGCTACCGTCGTTGTAATGTAGAGCTGTGACATCGCCACTGTCGGTTCCACCACTTCATTCACAACAACGGATTTTTTCGAATTACCTTGCGC is drawn from Sporosarcina sp. FSL W7-1349 and contains these coding sequences:
- a CDS encoding peptidoglycan DD-metalloendopeptidase family protein encodes the protein MTQFTRPCDGRITSYYGRRLHPIHKVMMGHHGIDIAASGRVPVKAAAAGKVSRVLLDGTPAAGGYGNCIMIKHPNGMETVYAHLASFSVSLHQDVSQGQQIGIMGNTGNSTGQHLHFEIHKSPGWNNKYTNEVNPLHYYVDPDVKRLQQLLINVGQKIAVDGEFGPATEAAVKAFQKAAGLVVDGSAGPATLAALEKFASVKVAADGSKGDEDLKFTSKAARELWETFIESKAQREIVIQAAVDAGYSDTWIQDLKEGKVEPGDFAGLMAGTIVKQHKQNN
- a CDS encoding phage holin → MKINWRVRMKNKLFWLAMVPAFLLVMQIVAGWFGYELAADLIGEEATKFINSVFALLVILGVVVDPTTEGVEDSHQALWYDRPKKKGLK
- a CDS encoding phage holin family protein is translated as MEITGVKSIGALVVSFLIYLIGVVNEAVVVLVFFMLLDVVTGLLRSWITKSWDSTIGFSGVVKKLGIFIMIGMAASIEYMVMAVGQDPKSLIILGVTSFFIVNEGISILENCAQIGLPIPAVLFNALEKMHRDPSGKEQRLIRHPILDRIDKKELLKENEALHHQLKKAKGDKSDENQLESTNEE
- a CDS encoding phage tail protein, whose product is MVQYGTIITNIGLAKITNAQITQDTVDLLHIALGDGNGAYYVPSQNQTTLKKEVWRGVIADMSVSESNPNRISVSAYISSTVGGFTIREIGLFDTENNLIALSLYPEQYKPQLSEGVSEDVLLHFEIETSNASVVNLAVDPTIIIASRKYVDDKVASAMGNTSQKVDTLQTSLTAHLADMAKHNQFIHEGQLHQIGFGYNPTLGCVTFSIREVM
- a CDS encoding putative phage tail protein translates to MSNRVMRNLPPIYHELIEAKALTESVSNELEMIEVAKKRVENEQFIETSSERFIRIREQGYDIRADPSTETLDFRRRRLIARQSSRMPITQRRVHEILRTLVSGGFEEHLDVEKCETLFVFDATEQSISREIDYTLERLIPLNMKLSIARRVKTKVYVPAYMNVGTEITIHPMQIGDIRDQVNLNVAAYAQITREVTINPI
- a CDS encoding baseplate J/gp47 family protein, whose translation is MFEYQTFETITDRMIAFVEEWKREKGESIDIREGAVVYDMSAMTSKELQEFYIALDGVILETYPETASRPNLIKRAAEYGIVPDEATHAVLKGDFNIDIPIGSRFSLGELNYVAIQRISPGVYEMECETSGIIGNTQFGSLIPIEYIDGLQTAELTELLIPGEDEEETEVFRRRFFLTRKQIPYGGNRDDYYQKVLKIDGVGGMKSYRAPNGGGTVGVTIIASDYSVPTPTLINEAQTIIDPIPNNGEGLGVAPYGHRVTVKGVEEVVVDIAMKLVLSNATPGQLQPEVEAICEEYLLSLRKKWSENDVLVVRKLQIEASAINISGIADITESTINGIDSNLILTRDQIPVLGVVTLSE
- a CDS encoding DUF2634 domain-containing protein → MIPQQIENDGLELNFEEAQSPSRTYKIDLEKKRIIGYIDEREAVEQFIYKVLSTERYEYLIYSWNYGAEIAKLFGQPIPYVYSELKRLITEALTQDDRITGVDAFLFTHIKNKVHMRMTVHTIYGEIEAEKEVLVA
- a CDS encoding DUF2577 domain-containing protein, producing MTDIIRAIRKIVLNALNAQQLTNIVYGTVENVSPLKIRVDQKLLLEQEQLKLTRAVMDYEVDMTVDHVTENRSGGGGYAEFESHNHEYKGRKKFLIHNGLVDGDKVTMIRAHGGQQYLVIDKEVVG
- a CDS encoding XkdQ/YqbQ family protein → MSKSKLYILSRGRIFECAVEEGVVWETHRKSTPGKLAFNVLKDEALGFHEGDAVRFDYDGHKIFFGFVFIKKRTNNRIISVTAYDQLRYFKNKDTYVYKNKTAAQVLQMVVSDFRLKAGIVADTKHVIASRVEDNQELFTIMDNALSITTQNTGELYVLYDDYGSLNLRSAKTLKTDILIDEESGETFEYTTSIDENTHNKIKLSRENKKTGKREIFIAQDSGNINDWGVLQYTDTVEEKENGKAKADALLSLYNRKSRKLHINKVFGDVRMRGGATVGVQMYLGDLTVANFMMIETAKHTFKESDYRVDLKLIGGDFVA
- a CDS encoding LysM peptidoglycan-binding domain-containing protein, encoding MYNFFLDGVQFPIAPSEMNMRINNQNETIVLMNEGEVNILKKPGLTDIEFEVLLPNVKYPFAVYPDGFHPAAHFLEKLEQLKIGQEPFQFIVNRMMPSGNLLFDTNMSVSLEDYEIQEDAENGFDIVVSINLKQDRPYGTKRLKVETSTSNGGTTKKATVEKQRPTTSKKIPKSVTVKSGDTLWAIAKRELGDGSKYTELAKINNLANPSAIKAGQVIKLE
- a CDS encoding tape measure protein; this encodes MMSQQFRAMNMAMSTVIDSFHSLEDATGRAVDVSALNAAQRELHKVEASFNQIEGEIRQAEQAQNRLNNDINEGSNLMKRFGSAVLSAVSAYASYRGLEKLTNISDAYANTTARISMMNDGLQTTAELQDEIYQAAQNSYSLFSDTANMVAKLGNNAASAFESSAEIVDFAELIQKQFSIAGTSAMEASNAALQLTQALGSGVLRGDELNSIFEQAPNIIQNIADYLDVPIGSIREMAREGELTAEIVKASMFAAADDINRKFDSMPKTWGNVWTEMTNYANNKMSSVSHRINDFINSANFAYLQQSAMQAFDIVVMGINFVIAMLISFGNIVANVAQFFQEHWSIFEPILLVIAVVLGSIVTILLAKYAVLGLIRVATLAWAAAQWVVNAAYLGSPITWVLIAIIAIIALIVYALIMWGEQTATVIGFIIGLFMLLYARIHNVIANLWNIFAAIAEFFVNVWQHPMYSVRKMFYNLASNVLDQAIAMARGWDGFATSFVNAIIKAVNIAIKAWNAFIEILPDGVASTLGLGKGTEFSYRESITSDLEGIKGALGDWVGETPADYWEAPKMDFMDFGEAWNSGFDWGYDGTMVVSDSLNGLVEKAKGFLDYDTPMNDSALQAALEGYGLGGTDYGGLLDAIDDGNDAGKKTAGNTKKLADSVSMAGDDLKYLRDLAERDVINRYTTAEIKVDMKNENYINNEMDIDGVIDRFGERVEEVAETLAEGDDSDV
- a CDS encoding phage tail assembly chaperone, whose translation is MSNLQAFFAQNIEKVGIEKIEVSKRFKEPVLDENGEQVFDENGKPVMQVIKWHFGAIDGEQDTANRKACTKRMPVPGKKGMFMPETDFDQYTLKNAVSTIKFPNLHDAELQKSYGVNGAENLLQKMLLPGELTEVKKITQEVNGFNIGMDELVEEAKN